In the Pecten maximus chromosome 5, xPecMax1.1, whole genome shotgun sequence genome, TCAGAGTGTGAGCAGATActacatcaaaatataaatacatctCGATATTCCCTGATCATGAATAATATCCCTGTGAGTGCAGTGATTGTGATTACTGTATTCCGGTATTTTGATAATCAATGCGTGTCTTACAAGGGGATATTCGAATTGGAAGTGAAagaaatagatttaaaaaagaGGTGGCTGGGTGACTACCGGTGAACAGGTAGAGAGCTAGTCAACAATTGGACGACGTAGGTAGAGAGCTAGTCTACAATTGGACGACGCAGGTAGACAGCTAGTCTACAATTAGACGACGCAGGTAGACAGCTAGTCTACAATTAGACGACGCAGGTAGACAGCTAGTCTACAATTAGACGACGCAGGTAGACACTAGTCTACAATTGGACGACGCAGGTAGACAGCTAGTCTACAATTAGACGACACAGGTAGAGAGCTAGTCAACAATTGGACGACGCAGGCAGAGAGCTAGTCTACAATTGGACGACGTAGGTAGAGAGCTAGTCTACAATTGGACGACGCAGGTAGACAGCTAGTCTACAATTAGACGACGCAGGTAGACAGCTAGTCTACAATTGGACAACGCAGGTAGAGAGCTAGTCTACAATTGGACGACGTAGGTAGACAGGGGGTCTACAATTGGACGACGCAGGTAGACACTAGTCTACAATTGGACGACGCAGGTAGACAGTTAGTCTACAATTGGACGACGCAGGTAGACAGCTAGTCTACAATTGGACGACGCAGGTAGACAGCTAGTCTACAATTGGACGACACAGGTAGACAGCTAGTCTACAATTGGACGACACAGGTAGAGAGATAGTCAACAATTGGACGACGCAGGTTCAAATCTCGATCTGAGGCCGTTGcattctaaatatatatatatattttgatgttcCTGATGATGAAATGCTAGACGCCAACCACAATGGTGATAGAATAATATTTTGATTGTCAATGCATGAACAGTTTAAATTTAAGaagcaaacaaaaaaactacaaaatatGCAGTTTAATGGACTGTTGTTTATCGAAAAGGTTACTGATATTTGTGTAGTGGTGTTTGGGCTGCTAAATTATTCAGTATGCGTTCTCTAGAAATATCCAGCTTTTCAATCCGGTCTTGTTAGAGGTGTCATGTGGTGATTGCGAATCCCgtgattaattaattgattataattGGCGTGTAATACGGTGCTATTGTTTGAGTGTTCGCGTGACGTGTTTCATTGAATTATCTGTATCGCACCATCGTACTTAGTGTGAGGGTAACGGGTCAGTTGTCAACGGTAGAAAACCCCAATAATAGTATCCGCTGAAAGGTACTTGTATTAATGTTTTGTGTGATGTGACCACACGCTTCCCTTAGAAGAAATATACATGTCAATTCGATAGTAAGTTTAACGAGTGCAAAATGTTtcctatatactgtatatagtacATTGAAAGCGTTTTCATTTTTTGGGTTTATTGATTTTATGAAACGAGTCTTAGACGTTTTTTTTATTACTGTTATTATTTTCGCGATCATTGTAAGCTAAATATTAAACTTTGAAACAAATTAAATGGAAATTCAGGATACAAATTTATCGAATAACTacgaaaacttttttttaaatcaaactgTTAAAGCCATTTTGCTTCGCCATTTTCAATTCATGACGTAAAGTCTTGGTCCATATCAAGGCGTCCTGTAGTTATTGTACCTGTACCCTACAAGTAATTAGCTCTATTTTTATGATGCGGATACATCATCTATACATTATTGTGTTCGGTTCGGGAGAAAAACAAAGGCCAAAAATACCAAATCTTTTCGTGAAATTATAGTTATAAGGTATTTGAAGCGGAAGTGCAAATATAACAGTGGATCTTATATCCgttacatgcatatatatttctataacctTGGACAGGGATATCAACAAGATTTTCTTATTTTACCCTTGGTTGAGaaagctacacgtgctctttgcaCGATCTCAACAATTGCATTTAGCCATACACTcagcaagcctcgtgtttggcaacttattTATCTCTTAAGATTCCATTGTCTCATTCCCATAAGGGttgatagattctattaatctcaaCCAAACAGTTTGTTAACTAATAGTTGGTTGACCGTTTAGCCAGTCAGAGGACAAAATGTTTGATATACATAAGATATCCGTggtaaattttctttattttcggGTAAAACGTAATGATGCTGGAGAAAGACTTGGTTGTAATAAGTATAAAAATCATAAACAGTTACTTTGGAATTGATTCCCTTTAAACCGTTGATTATattagtatgtatatatttatatctaatgTATAAGTGTTAACATGACGTAAGTTTCACTATGCATAGCGTAATTAGTCAGATTTTCCCCCGAAAATATTTCCCGTATTACATCGTCAGTTGTGAATGTTACCATGGGACACCACACCACTTACAACAGGACGTGGCAcgtttaattaaaaaattaatgaaTAGGGAAAAGACCTAATGAATtgcatatacatagatatataaaggAACTTTTGTACACCGAAATAGCAGGAATCGATCACTGTGACGTAAACGTTACCATAGCATCAACGATCACACTGCGGGTTAACTATCAAAAGGACGCGTAACATTTACCACGTGCATCTATTTTAAACACAGAGGAACGGAACACAAACCCAATATATATCGCATATTACTTCTTGAGAGTGGGCAAAACAAGCGATACGctatttttgtatcttttcgGGATGTTTATCAGACACAAGCGTGAACTTGTCGTGCTAAATTTGCCACCATTCCATCTATTGCGGCAATTTCTAGTCTATCTACAACCCACGCACGCTAGTATGTAACCATGTAACACCCCTCCCCCTTTTCAAAGATGGTACACGTTTTCAGAGGCTGCCTAATCAATATAGAACCTAAGggttattatcatatttttgcAGCGTCAATTCTCAATATGATTCCACTGCTGTATTTAAACACAAATGCACATATCTATGCTAAGCTAATTTCTTAACTGTTTGTAAAAACAAACTGTTATATAGGCAGCACAGACTCGATGAAATCAACTATTGATTAATAGAGACGTTATAAAGACGTTTTCATTTCGAGTGGCAATATTGTACAGGTTGTAGGgggtgacatatatataaaatgatgatgGATTATTTGGCTAATAATTTGGCAAATGAACCGAATCGTATGTCATTCCATAAAAtagtatgtctatatatatagagtttTGTAGTATAAGTTCGAACCCATGATTTTAGTAATGACTACAATTGAAAAATCAattcaaatcaaacaaataacgttttaatttatttttttttaattcaaataataagTTAAACAAGAGATATATCAACATGatcataatgtacattgtatggaATATTTCATGACTTtccatttcatatgaaaaaaatgaaggGGATTCAAAATGCTTCATTTTTGCCAACATTCCGGCCAGCTAAGTTCAAACAATAACACGAGTTTCATAAATCTCATGAAACAGGAACTAATAAAATATTAAGTTTATAACATAAGAAATATTCTTTTAATAATCAATGGGGGAAAACAGCACATTCACAGACTCATTAGAAGTCAAAAACGGTGGTATCTAGATTGCTTGTTTCCTTCATTAGGGGCATCCAAATGCAATTGACACCATAGATTAGTGACTTCAAATACATTTCACACCATAATCTAGTGACGTTACGTTTGAAACAACAGAAACTTGCATCGTATTAAAGATCTGCTAAATTtatgaaattatgaaataaatgttatgACGTTGATAATTTTGTGTTTATATGATAAGTGGCAATCAGCAATAATGTTGCtgaaaaataaatgatgttAGTTATGATAAGCATTAATTAGGTAACATGTGATTCCATGATCAGTACAAATTACTTAATGAACCATATATAATGAATACTATTCTTGCTTATGTTCATAGTTAAAAACATGCGAGACATTTTATGTTATGGAACATGCCAATATGACTGATGAAACAATATATAAGCATAGAGGACACccttaatacaatgtatatggtaaTTTGAAGAAGAACACGAGCAAATCCTTACTTTACTAAGTTCTTTATCTTTACGACTATGTCAAGCAAGAGAAAACcctaaacatatatacatatgatataaaCACGTGACGGGGGTGCATGTTTCTCAAAGAACATCTCCCTTTAAACTCCTAACGAATCCAATTCAAAACAATAAGAGATTGGTTATACAAAAGAAATTTAttagaatgaaaatatttacaaagtgTAATGTATGCattaacattttaatgatatcTTTCGAATATTTAGGAATTTTCCGTGTTATGACTAGAGTTGATAATTGTAACATTCGTTGATGTGACAAATGATTATTATTTGTGAATGAATACCAATAATAAAGTATCCATGTAGTTGTTTTTATGATAAACTGGTGTTCATTCTGTTAAAGGTCAAGACCCAGACTGGTATTTAAACCTTTAAAATGTCCGTTCGGTGTACAGTATTATGGgtacatatagatatatcctgtatggaTGACTCAGTCAGTGTCTACCTATTACGTACTCTCTTGATTAGCCAAATTACCTGTTaacttatacatataacttgTATATCTACTGTCACAGAACGGTGGCTGCTCTTTTTAAAGTGCATTGTGGCACATATTCTAAGGTTGGTAAACTAACCTCAACTGTGAATGGGTGGTAATCATAATGCGATTTGTGGTGGACAGATGTAAAGATATGTATTAAATACTGAAATATGATTCCGGATATATGCGCTATTTAGGTCAAAACCTATATTGCCAATACACACGCTTAGCGATTACAGACTTATACCAAGGTCCAAATATGTAACATAAGTATGTACTGTAGATAACGAAAATGTGGAATGAACACATCTGGACACAGTTGATTAGGATGAAGATTGACATTAAATCTAAAAACGTACAACATGGTTGAGATCACCTTCGTTCGTTGTAAGATTTGTACACCTGTGTACAAAATCATACTTTCAAGACAAGGCAAAAGGAGAAATTTCGATATCTACAGTTGTTATAGAAACTTGCTATCTAAACGCATAAATAAACTCCTTTCTTCACAAAAATGGTCATTGGGGGCGACACTGGTTTTCATAAACTTTTGACATATGCATAACTAGTGAGATTGTTTTTGTAACAAGTGAACAATCGTTTTAATATTACGcaggaaatatataaatatactcgAAATTGACGAGATAAATTAAAAAAGGCtgtaattttcatgatttgttttccttttgtaatataaatgtcCAATCATTTTGCATTTCCATGAATACCAGTAATTCCCAATTATTATATGTATTTCTGGAAGACACTTTATACTTAATTTTCCCAATctaaacattattttatctttattcaTATAACTGTTAGAGCGAATATTTAGACTGTATGCGCCTATTTTATTATTGCGATTAtcaaccagaaaaaaaaacaatttccaTACTTATATCAGTTGGATTGACGATTTAGTTTGAATGGTGGTATATGTTCTAACACTTGTTTTAATCTTTGAACTAGTTTCTGTGAAAAAGCATATTTAGAAATACCAAACGATTAACAATCTTGCTTCTTAATTCGGCCAaactatatcatacattttatattatacactGTCGTTCATATTTTCTTATTTACAAATGACAGAAGtgtttatattacatatgtatgacATTGcctttaattaaatatattagcTTTATTAGACgattcgttttttttttcatcgaTTGTTACATAACCAAAAGGAATTCAAACATGCTAATGTGCATATTAATGCCCCCTTTTCAGAGCATTTGGATACTTTGGCATATGTAAATCCAAAATACTTGATATTTACACTATACCACATGTATGTTACAATTGAAAACTTAATTAGCAGGTATTACCTTAATGATAAGAGGTTTTTCTATATAGGATCTTTATAGTAGTTTTCATCTCATTAGGTTTTATCAAGCatgaagcattttttttttttttttttttgtggggtgGCTTTGCTCgcaaaaattgttttttaaaaacttacTTCGAAATAAATTTCACAAATcctaatatgaaataaaaagatgttTAAGATAATCTTGATCAAATCATTCATAAAAAGTTTATTTTGACAGGTTTAACAGTCAGAACTTGGAAGTCTTCATTAAACATAGACAGCCGTTTTTGTGTCATTCATAACTGATGGCGTCACGTCATTGTCCATATTTTGGCGTCGGAGTTGATATACGGCACAGCAAATGACAAACGCTCCAGGTTATATTACAATTGTGACATGCAATGGATAGCACGTCGATTAAGCGATAAAAGTACTACGAATACTTAGGTTATATTATTATTTGAGTATAAGTATTTGAGAGCtaaattttaaacaaacacATTCAGATGTATAACGCTTGATTAACCTTTCATCGCAACAAtgcaatttcattatttttatgtGCTTgatataattaaaagaaaactaAATAATACCTTAATCAATAATCAAAATAACCAGCTGAAGATTTCTGGATTTATTGCTGATTTGTTTTCTATGACTATGTATATTGAGATTATACCAGTCATACGGTCTAACATAtcgaaaaaaaaacgaaataaataCATGGCATATTAACGATTCGCCCTTTTACCTTACCCATTATAGGATTAAATCCTTTTGGTCCATCTCACTCCACGCAATaataaacacttattttattACTTGCCTCATGTTAACACACAAATCGTTATTGTCTTTTAGCAACTCCTTGACCAGGGTCTAGAGGAGATACAAACTGCACATTTTTACTGGCGAGCGCCATTTTGCGGCTATATGCGCCAAAAGAATCGTCAGAGTCAGAATCTCTGAACACAACGGGTTCGTTCACCCCTGAATCGCTAGTAACACTGATGACAGGAGTGACTGACGTCACATTTGGTCTGGCAGGAATTTGGTCCGGCATGAGCTGAACAGTGTGTACAGTCACCTTCTGTGAACCAGAATCACCGGAGGGATCACTGTACATAGAATCTTCCTCTTCACGGCTTTGTTTTGCCTTTCCCTCACAGCCGCCATTCATCGGAGGTCGTCCCTCATTCATCAAATGTACGATCGGAAGTGACAGAAATCCATTACCTCCTGAAGGGGAAAGAGAACCAGTTCCTCCCGTTGGAACTCCCAATCCTTTACTTTCAGAACCGTTAGGTGCTAGGTCCGTTCCTAGTGTAACAACATTTCCAACAGAGGGTTGTTTTTTAGGCTTAACCACGCGGTTTTTCTCTACTATTTCCCGTGGAGTCAATACTGGgctattttcttttttctttttcaacgAATCTATAGCTTTCGATGTCGGTGTCGGTCCTGCAACCTGTTCACCAACCACTGATGGGCTTTCTTCCTTCAAAGGTTGCATTTCCCGAATGGGTTCGGCAGGTTTGGGCAATGCTTCCTCGTCGCTACTAGACACAAATGAAGGGGGTGGGTTGATCACATTATTTGAATTACTAGTACTAGTACTCGTGCTATTAGCGGAGGTTGTCCGACCCATGGCTCTGTTGTACAAATTACGTCTATAATTCAATGGGTTGAGTCTTTCACCGATCACATCATCACGGAATATACGCCTTACCCCATCGTATGAAGAAAAGCGTTTCGGAACATCGTCAGTAAAGTTTAAAGGAGGGAGGTCCTGATGATGAAGTCCTACCTTGATTGGGGCTAAAGAGCATACCCCGTTAAGGGATGAGTCCACAGGTACAAATTTAAGCCTTCTGTACTCCTCGTGAACACGCGCCCGCCAATCGTATTGAGGGTATGTCCCTGGAACGAACCGTCTTGGAGAGGAAATATCTTGGAGACCGGACTGTTTTTGTCCTATAGACACAATGTTTAGTCGATCACCACGGTAGTTACTCCCATTGTACGTCGGACTCACTTTGGTTGGGGTTTTACGCTTTAGTCTCGTGTCAACTTTAGCTTTCAATGAAGTTTTTAGGGCCTTTTGTCCACTTCGATATGTGTCCGGAGTTGCACTGACCGATGACCCGACACTTGGTCTGTCAAGTCTACGTATTGGCGGATGACCGTAACTAGACCTACCAGACATATCACTATGTTGGCCTTCACCTTTCTTAACACCTTTTTTCTGAAGTAGTTGTTTCCTCATGTATTCCCCAAGGTCAATAGGAGGAAGATGGTCAAATCCCAGCATCTTTATCTGTTTATATTGGGGTGTACCCACTCCATCCTTAGCTACTGGCTTTCGCCGCTTCTGCTTGATGTTGAATGCGAATTGATTGTTATGCTGAGCAAGTGAAACGTCATCGGGGAGATTTGCACGTAAAACACTCTCCTTGGAAACCAGAAATGACGGGCCCTGCCGAGTACTTATTGAGCTGATTCCCTCCGTGAAAACCGGGGCTGTAGGTTTATTGGCGGCGGCCTTATCCGATTGACGTCTGTCTGCCTTGGTACCTTTGGCACGAATGGAAACCTTAACAGGTGGTAGATTCCTCACTGCGAGAGACGTGTCATCTGCCACAATAGAATTGTATTGTTGTAAAATTGATAGGGCTTTGTCACGCGCAAGGTAGTTAATTTTTACGCGTGTTGGCGTGTCTTGAGTCGTAGCCTTGTTGATGCTTTGTGCTGGTCCTTTGGGTGAACGCTGCGTATTGTTTCCCGTAGAGACCTTCTGAGACACGTTCACTGCCGGAAGACTGAGTGACAGAGAATCATGGTTTGTCCTAGTAGACTCCTTTggtacagatattatattgcCAAGAGGAGGCAATGACCCGTCCATGCTTATAGCTTGCCCTCCGTTTCCACCACGCCAGTCTGAAAGAATAAGCAAAGTCAGTCATATTGAATGATTTGCAAAGTGTTAATTGTAATAGTTGGTAAGTATTGTCAGTTGTAAAATCTACTAGTGTATTTAGTATGCTGATGCATATCAACTATTGTACAATAGCCATTATACGCAAGCGTTCATCCACCTAGCTTCACTAAACATGTTGATGGAGCGATGCCCATCTCTGATCAGACTGAAATACAATGGGCGCATTCGTATACATGTTATGATCAGTGAGTTATCGTGACCAGCTCGCGTACATAGGCCGTGCGTGCCTGTCAATAATAGAAACCAAATGTACCCTGTAATCGACGGTGTTACTGCGTTTGATAtgaatcaaaaatgacgttatcAGCGAATCTCAGATACATATTGATCTTGGTTCTCTCTCAAATGATCAAGAGTCCCCTCATAGATTCTGGAAAACACATATATAGACCAGGAAAGAGTCttatgtattatgtaccacGCTCCTTTGGTGAAACAATAGCGCGCTGTTCATCATTCATGGAACAATCATATAGGAAACACTGACTTGTGTAAGATAAAATCAGAGAGAGTGTGTGCTTAGTATCGTCGGCGGCAGAACGCTACAATAACGATGACAAAGAAAGCATCGTTCAAGATCTAATAAAGAATTCATTGAGCCTAAAAAGACTTACGTTTACGTGAAAAGGAAATGTCTCATTCATAAAGTCAGTGATGCATTTTAAGATTTGACGTCATATtatgtttagtaagtgttatggaataaaaatagaaaacacCATCATTTAAGAACAAAAACCCATTTAGAAAGAGATGTCTGCCGGATTTACGTATAAACTCGTTATATTCAGGAGAAGTGATTTTATATTCAGATGTCCAAAGTATTTAAAAGGTTTCTATCGGAACTAATCTCCACTTTGTACTTGACTATAAAACCTCTTTGTGCTTCTATAACACATTAGTCCTTAAGCAAAACAATGGCTCACGACTCTTGATAATTAAACATCGTGGTGACAGTATACATTGCTTATCAGTTTATCGAACGACTGTGCAATGTAAACACTGTGTTTTTGTTCATTCGTTTTTCTGAAATGAACATACATTGTAGTAAAAATCAACACggaaaatttaaatgttttgaataaCCAAAATCTAAAATCCGAATAAAAAGTCGTACCTATGTAATTATTGGAATACTTAAGTACTAATAAGTCACATTAGGGTAATAATATAGACGggaacaacaacaaaatgtctATACCCTACTTTCGTTCCTTTGGTCTTTGTTCGAAATTCGTTTATTGTCTGTGTTGGATCAAATAACAACTGTCTTTCTTTATGTTAAGGAACCCTTGTAATACTATGCTCGCCGATATCAACATTCCGTGAATGAACATATGTTTCTCAATAGCCATTCATTTCCTTTTTCAATTCAACGCAGTCCAATAAATCTTTAGACAGTATTGTCTTTTAGAACACTCATGCGAATTACACCTTGTACCATCGTTACATTAAAAGTATGCAACAGTAGAGAGAAAATTCCATGACCAGACCAGTACTTTAACCCAGAACCTTCGAACACTACCGAGGATTCAAAACTATCCGGGTCTTGAAACCGGGTCCTCCGAACTTTACCGGATCTCGAAACCTTGACCCCCGAAATATACGGTTACTCGAAACTGGGACCTGCGAACTCTACCGGGTTTTAAAACCGGGACCTCTTCACTCTACCGTGACCTCCGCACCCTACAGGGTCTCGAAACCAGGACCTCTAAACTCTAACGAGACTTTAAACTGCGGCAACCGAACTCTAATGAGACTCTCAACCGATACCTGCGAACTCTTCCGGGTCTCGAAACCTGGACCTCCGAAATACCGGCAATTGTAATCAGAACCCCCTACCTTCAGGGCGCTGGCGCTCAGTTCCGCTACGCTGTATACTTGTATAACGAATGAAGCTACA is a window encoding:
- the LOC117327408 gene encoding uncharacterized protein LOC117327408 isoform X1, which codes for MEVLSLNTDWRGGNGGQAISMDGSLPPLGNIISVPKESTRTNHDSLSLSLPAVNVSQKVSTGNNTQRSPKGPAQSINKATTQDTPTRVKINYLARDKALSILQQYNSIVADDTSLAVRNLPPVKVSIRAKGTKADRRQSDKAAANKPTAPVFTEGISSISTRQGPSFLVSKESVLRANLPDDVSLAQHNNQFAFNIKQKRRKPVAKDGVGTPQYKQIKMLGFDHLPPIDLGEYMRKQLLQKKGVKKGEGQHSDMSGRSSYGHPPIRRLDRPSVGSSVSATPDTYRSGQKALKTSLKAKVDTRLKRKTPTKVSPTYNGSNYRGDRLNIVSIGQKQSGLQDISSPRRFVPGTYPQYDWRARVHEEYRRLKFVPVDSSLNGVCSLAPIKVGLHHQDLPPLNFTDDVPKRFSSYDGVRRIFRDDVIGERLNPLNYRRNLYNRAMGRTTSANSTSTSTSNSNNVINPPPSFVSSSDEEALPKPAEPIREMQPLKEESPSVVGEQVAGPTPTSKAIDSLKKKKENSPVLTPREIVEKNRVVKPKKQPSVGNVVTLGTDLAPNGSESKGLGVPTGGTGSLSPSGGNGFLSLPIVHLMNEGRPPMNGGCEGKAKQSREEEDSMYSDPSGDSGSQKVTVHTVQLMPDQIPARPNVTSVTPVISVTSDSGVNEPVVFRDSDSDDSFGAYSRKMALASKNVQFVSPLDPGQGVAKRQ
- the LOC117327408 gene encoding uncharacterized protein LOC117327408 isoform X2, whose translation is MLAVEDWRGGNGGQAISMDGSLPPLGNIISVPKESTRTNHDSLSLSLPAVNVSQKVSTGNNTQRSPKGPAQSINKATTQDTPTRVKINYLARDKALSILQQYNSIVADDTSLAVRNLPPVKVSIRAKGTKADRRQSDKAAANKPTAPVFTEGISSISTRQGPSFLVSKESVLRANLPDDVSLAQHNNQFAFNIKQKRRKPVAKDGVGTPQYKQIKMLGFDHLPPIDLGEYMRKQLLQKKGVKKGEGQHSDMSGRSSYGHPPIRRLDRPSVGSSVSATPDTYRSGQKALKTSLKAKVDTRLKRKTPTKVSPTYNGSNYRGDRLNIVSIGQKQSGLQDISSPRRFVPGTYPQYDWRARVHEEYRRLKFVPVDSSLNGVCSLAPIKVGLHHQDLPPLNFTDDVPKRFSSYDGVRRIFRDDVIGERLNPLNYRRNLYNRAMGRTTSANSTSTSTSNSNNVINPPPSFVSSSDEEALPKPAEPIREMQPLKEESPSVVGEQVAGPTPTSKAIDSLKKKKENSPVLTPREIVEKNRVVKPKKQPSVGNVVTLGTDLAPNGSESKGLGVPTGGTGSLSPSGGNGFLSLPIVHLMNEGRPPMNGGCEGKAKQSREEEDSMYSDPSGDSGSQKVTVHTVQLMPDQIPARPNVTSVTPVISVTSDSGVNEPVVFRDSDSDDSFGAYSRKMALASKNVQFVSPLDPGQGVAKRQ